A segment of the Syntrophorhabdus sp. genome:
CGTGGCAGGCCGGGTACACCGGCCAGGGGATCGTCATCGGGATCGTGGATAATGGCGTTGAAGGAAGCCACGAGGACATAAAACCCAACTACAGGGCTGATCTCAGCCGCAACTTCAGCTCCAACGCCACGATCGCGAATCAGGCCCAGGGGCCCATCGACGCCGATGATAACCACGGACAGTCCGTCGCGGGCGTGGCGGCGGCACGGGGAGGAAACGGCATAGGAGGCACGGGCGCCGCCCCGTACGCGTCCATCGCCGGATTGAACATGTACACGGCGGAGGAAGCCGACAACACGGCAAAGAGGGCGCTGTACGTGCAGGCCTATTACTGGAAGAGCGGTGTCGATCCCCTCACGGGGAAGATCACGGCAAAACCTCAGATCAACATAATGAACCACAGTTACGGCCAGACGACACCGTTTCACGTGACCGACGACCTCCATGGGTCAGACATCACAGCCGCGCTGAACCGGACCACGGCGAACGGCATCATCCACGTCTGGGCGGCAGGAAATGAACGGGGCAAGGCCAATGAAGACACCGGGAAAGACAGTGTCCTTACCAACAGCAACGTCATCGCCGTGGCCGCCCTGGGCAGCGACGGGAAATTCTCCGATTACAGCAACTACGGCTCCAACGTCTTCGTCACCGCGCCGTCGAGCACCGACGATGGTTTCGGGATCACGACCACCGACAGGACTGGCACGGATCTGGGCTATAACCGCTACTCCACCGAGAACACGCATGGCGACAAGTCGGACCTCTTTCCCGATACCGCCTACACGAGCACCTTCGGAGGCACGTCTTCCTCCGCCCCGCTTGTGTCCGGCATCCTGGCCCTCGGCATGGAGGCAAACAAGCTGATGGATGTCCGCATGGCCAAGCACGTGCTTGTGCGGACGAGCACCAAAATAGACTCGTCTGACGCGAGCGCGACG
Coding sequences within it:
- a CDS encoding S8 family serine peptidase; this translates as MNTAPSAGVYYTAPGGASTLMKNASLDAGLQAAWQAGYTGQGIVIGIVDNGVEGSHEDIKPNYRADLSRNFSSNATIANQAQGPIDADDNHGQSVAGVAAARGGNGIGGTGAAPYASIAGLNMYTAEEADNTAKRALYVQAYYWKSGVDPLTGKITAKPQINIMNHSYGQTTPFHVTDDLHGSDITAALNRTTANGIIHVWAAGNERGKANEDTGKDSVLTNSNVIAVAALGSDGKFSDYSNYGSNVFVTAPSSTDDGFGITTTDRTGTDLGYNRYSTENTHGDKSDLFPDTAYTSTFGGTSSSAPLVSGILALGMEANKLMDVRMAKHVLVRTSTKIDSSDASATGGWVKNGAGTWFNPNYGFGLINAGTFVEAVKNVLYVTNQTSCTTGITNVNEKIGFFDGGANKGTSKEFTLTTAAFSSTSSQRQPLEGVEVDLNFTHTNRGNLTATITSPYATTGRLFNSTKDLAADKQDTASVTNFNWTFLTNAFWGEDPLGGTANTSGKWTITMGDVVDDNVATWNSYKITFLMGKVVMSGSGTTTQTENIKARSITLLNAGVTLLNPAGLDMEVSEKVEVSAGEFNVNGSVKLA